One Vicia villosa cultivar HV-30 ecotype Madison, WI unplaced genomic scaffold, Vvil1.0 ctg.000165F_1_1_3, whole genome shotgun sequence genomic region harbors:
- the LOC131624875 gene encoding uncharacterized protein LOC131624875, whose protein sequence is MADNNIPNPDPFLLQQLIEKSTREGTNRRRQEGQQHAPPGQRRPRRIVRHEEEEEHINIPEGADPTTALLLKELRKTNNLLRLQDDRIHELERKRRYRSPPRRRYRSRSYSSSRSPPRRHRRRSPSSSRSPPRRYRRRRSYSRSPPRKSRKNQRPGATETGSLSPERDHRGPSKAVLKPRERSPPRDSRQVQTNSRESPGEADTQPPRDQVTRRTSAALCPKASEEPASHGGWRNHQFWTNTTGQLTLTTIFGASKASWITTSSGDPSNAASFRPPSGKER, encoded by the exons ATGGCTGATAACAACATCCCAAACCCTGACCCCTTCCTCCTGCAACAGCTCATCGAGAAGTCCACCCGCGAGGGGACAAATCGTCGCCGGCAGGAGGGACAGCAGCATGCTCCTCCCGGGCAGAGGAGACCGAG GCGAATAGTCCGTCACGAAGAGGAGGAAGAGCATATCAACATCCCTGAGGGTGCTGACCCCACCACCGCCCTCTTGCTCAAGGAACTGCGGAAGACAAACAACCTCCTCCGACTTCAAGACGACCGCATCCAcgagctggaaaggaagcgacgataCCGCTCCCCTCCACGGAGGCGCTATCGGTCGCGTTCCTATTCCTCCTCACGATCACCCCCGAGGAGACACCGTCGGCGTTCCCCATCCTCCTCACGCTCTCCGCCTAGAAGATACCGCCGCCGAAGGtcatattcccgctctccaccaCGAAAGAGCAGGAAAAATCAGAGACCTGGGGCCACTGAAACCGGAAGCCTTTCCCCTGAACGGGATCACCGAGGTCCTTCCAAAGCTGTGCTGAAACCCCGCGAACGTTCCCCTCCCAGGGACAGCCGCCAAGTCCAGACAAATTCCAGGGAAAGCCCCGGCGAGGCAGACACTCAACCTCCCCGGGACCAAGTGACGAGGAGGACTTCTGCAGCCCTTTGTCCGAAAGCATCCGAAGAGCCCGCCTCCCACGGGGGATGGAGAAACCACCAGTtttggaccaatacgacgggaCAACTGACCctgacgaccatattcggagcatcgaaggcGTCATGGATTACCACGTCGTCCGGGgatccatcaaatgccgcatctttccgaccaccctcaggaaaggAGCGATGA